The genomic interval GCGGTGCTGGAATACCTGAAGATGGGCGGGACCAGGCTGATCTTGGGCAGCGACGCCCACCGCATTCAGGATATCGGCCAGGACTTCGAAAAAGTGCTCCAGGACCTACCCCAACTCAACAAGATAAAGCGCAAGTGAAAATCGCCCTGACCATCGCCGGCTCCGACAGCGGGGCCGGGGCCGGGATCCAGGCCGACCTCAAGACCTTCGCCGCCTGCGGGGTCTACGGCATCAACGTCATTACCGCGTTGACCGCCCAGAACACCCAGGGCGTCTTCGGGATATTTCCGGTCAAGCCCGAATTCATCAGCCGGCAACTGGAGGTCCTGTTGAAGGACATGGGCTGCCAGGCCGCCAAGACGGGGATGCTTTTCAACCGCCAGGTGATCGAGGCCGTGGCCCACGACATCCGCAAGCACAAAATAGAACCCTTGGTGGTGGATCCGGTGATGGTGGCCAAAGGCGGGCATTCGTTGCTGCAGCCCGAGGCCGAAGCGGCCATAGTGTCCTGTCTTTTCCCCCTGGCCTTTCTGGTGACCCCGAACTTGGATGAGGCCAAGCGGATCGCCAAGATGAAAGCTATCGCCGGCATAGACCAGATGAAAGAGGCGGCCTTCAAGATCTCGGTGCTGGGGCCGCGCCAGGTGCTGATCAAGGGCGGGCACCTGCCGGGCAGCGCCACCGACCTTCTGTTCGACGGAAAAAAGTTTACCGTGCTGGAAGCGCCGCGCAGCCATACTTCCAACAACCACGGCACCGGCTGCACCTATTCGGCGGCCATCACCGCCTTCCTGGCCCGGGGCGAAAAGATCGACAGCGCCGTGGCCAAGGCCAAGCGCTATGTGACCGGAGGAATTCAGCATTCGCTTTCCATCGGCCACGGCCATGGTCCGCTGGACCATTTCTGGGAGATGGAGAAAAAGTAGATCTTGATTTGTCGGCGTCTCCGGATGCTATTCCTTTGAACAGGTTTGGGGATCGCTCGTTGACGCTAAAACGTAATACCAATTCATAATCTAAAAAGGGCATTTAAATGTTGTTGTCTTTATTGGAAATAAAAAACGGCGAATCGGGTCGCATAGAAAACATCTTCGGTGGCCCCGGTCTCCAGGCCAGGCTGGAGAGACTGGGGCTGCATGCCGGGCTGAAAATAACCAAGGTCTCCGACTTCGGACCGGTGGTGGTGTCATCGGACAATGGACAGGCGGCCATAGGAAGGGGAATGGCCGGTCATATCAAAGTGATGGTCGACGATTTTAAGGTGCTGCTATTCGGCAATCCCAACGTGGGGAAGAGCGTGGTATTTTCTAGGCTGACCGGCCTGGGCGCCGTTTCTTCCAATTATGCAGGAACCACGGTGGAGTTTTCAAAAGGGGCCATTTGGGCCGAAGGCAAAAGGATGGAGCTGATAGATGTGCCAGGGGCCTATACTTTGGAGGCCACTTGCGCCGCCGA from candidate division TA06 bacterium carries:
- the thiD gene encoding bifunctional hydroxymethylpyrimidine kinase/phosphomethylpyrimidine kinase, whose translation is MKIALTIAGSDSGAGAGIQADLKTFAACGVYGINVITALTAQNTQGVFGIFPVKPEFISRQLEVLLKDMGCQAAKTGMLFNRQVIEAVAHDIRKHKIEPLVVDPVMVAKGGHSLLQPEAEAAIVSCLFPLAFLVTPNLDEAKRIAKMKAIAGIDQMKEAAFKISVLGPRQVLIKGGHLPGSATDLLFDGKKFTVLEAPRSHTSNNHGTGCTYSAAITAFLARGEKIDSAVAKAKRYVTGGIQHSLSIGHGHGPLDHFWEMEKK